The following coding sequences are from one Kallotenue papyrolyticum window:
- a CDS encoding Crp/Fnr family transcriptional regulator, with protein MERRAALPASRTPAAIPLFGDLDEAARTALARAMHARRYRAGQFLIYEGTPAEGLFVVCEGRVRLSRTAPDGREQVLTIIGAGEVFNMEPLLDGGLTPFTARAMSPVSCLLLPGDALVPLIRAHPDLALVLMRQMAEQLREQTLLIEDLGFRSVRARLARLLLQEAASGTAMLTQAELAARAGTVREIVGRTLRQMAAERLVELKRGRVIVLDADGLRRAAEI; from the coding sequence ATGGAGCGCAGGGCAGCGCTGCCGGCGTCACGCACGCCGGCAGCGATTCCTTTATTCGGCGATCTGGACGAGGCCGCGCGAACGGCGCTGGCGCGCGCCATGCACGCGCGGCGCTACCGCGCCGGTCAGTTTCTGATCTACGAGGGTACGCCCGCCGAAGGGTTGTTCGTGGTCTGCGAGGGCCGCGTGCGGCTGTCGCGGACGGCGCCCGATGGCCGCGAACAGGTGCTGACGATCATCGGTGCCGGCGAGGTCTTCAACATGGAACCGCTGCTCGACGGCGGGCTGACGCCCTTCACGGCGCGGGCCATGAGTCCGGTGAGCTGCCTGCTGTTGCCGGGCGATGCGCTGGTGCCGTTGATTCGCGCCCATCCCGATCTGGCGCTGGTGCTGATGCGCCAGATGGCCGAGCAACTGCGCGAACAAACCCTGCTGATCGAGGACCTTGGCTTTCGCTCGGTGCGCGCGCGGCTGGCGCGCCTGCTGCTGCAGGAGGCGGCCAGCGGCACGGCGATGCTGACCCAGGCCGAGCTGGCCGCGCGCGCCGGCACGGTGCGCGAGATCGTTGGACGGACGCTGCGCCAGATGGCCGCGGAACGGCTGGTCGAGCTCAAGCGCGGACGCGTGATCGTGCTCGACGCCGATGGGCTGCGCCGCGCTGCCGAGATCTGA
- a CDS encoding ferredoxin translates to MAYVITEPCIGVKDASCVKVCPVDCIYEGEDQYYINPDECIDCGACEPECPVSAIYPEDAVPEQWQSYIQKNANFFVG, encoded by the coding sequence ATGGCCTACGTGATTACCGAACCCTGCATCGGCGTCAAGGACGCTTCGTGCGTCAAGGTCTGCCCCGTGGACTGCATCTACGAGGGCGAGGATCAGTACTACATCAACCCCGACGAGTGCATCGACTGCGGCGCGTGCGAGCCGGAGTGCCCGGTCTCGGCGATCTACCCGGAAGACGCCGTGCCGGAGCAGTGGCAGAGCTACATCCAGAAGAACGCCAACTTCTTCGTCGGCTAG